The following nucleotide sequence is from Peribacillus sp. ACCC06369.
TTGATGAAAATTTTGGAGTGCGTGTTACGGATATCATGAGTCAAAGTGAAAGATTAAATAAAATCAGGTAATTTGGGGGACGAAAATAATGGCTAATAGAATTTTAATTGTGGACGATGCAGCATTTATGAGAATGATGATAAAGGATATCCTTTCTAAAAATGGTTTTGAAATAGTAGGGGAAGCAGCGGATGGTGCCCAAGCAGTGGAAAAATATAAAGAAACGCATCCGGATCTTGTAACGATGGATATTACTATGCCTGAAATGGATGGAATTACAGCATTAAAGGAAATTAAAAAGGTAAATCCTCAAGCGAAGGTCATTATGTGTTCAGCAATGGGGCAACAAGCCATGGTCATTGATGCAATCCAGGCGGGCGCAAAAGACTTTATCGTGAAGCCATTCCAGGCAGACCGGGTGTTGGAAGCCATAAATAAAGCATTAAGTTAAGAGGGTGTCTTCATATTGTTGTTTTTTATTAAAAAATGGCTTCAGGCCACACTGCTGATAGCAGTAATCTTTTCAGGGGCCATACAGGCCCATGCAGAAGATCTTGAAAAAACGGTGAAGGATGTTTATGAACAGCCAGATGATTTAAAAGTGGATAAGGATGAATCAAAAGACTCGCAATCTACCAACCAGGCTACGAATCCAAATAAAGTGGGGATAACCGTTTGGGAGTTTCTGAGGATGATTTTTGCTACCATTTTTGTAGTTGCGCTTCTATATATCCTATTAAAGTTCATCAATAAAAAAAGTAAATCGTATCAAAAGGCAAATTCAGTGGAGAATTTAGGCGGTACGAGCCTTGGCGCAAATCGTTCTGTCCAGCTTGTTAAAGTCGGCGGGCGAATATTGGTGATCGGGGTTGGCGAAAATATTCAACTCTTGAAAGAAATAGATAATCCTGAGGAATATGAGCAGCTTTTGAAAGATTACAACGATAAGATGGATCAAATGATCCAGCCTGGAGAATTTGCAATTAAGGTGAAACATAAGTTGTTGAAGAAAAGAGAACCCGAAACCGCAAGTTTCTCTACAGAGTTCAAAAATCAACTCGATCAAATGTCTGATAGTAGGAAGAAGCTGTTAAATGAGCTTGAAAGGAAAGGGAGAGACAATGAATGAGTTCATGGAGTTTTTTAATAACAGTGATCCCACTAATGTCTCTACTTCCGTCAAACTTGTTCTTCTAATGACCGTTTTATCGCTGGCGCCAAGCATATTGATCTTGATGACCTGTTTTACAAGAATCATCATTGTCCTGAGTTTTGTGAGAACGTCGCTAGCTACACAGCAGATGCCGCCGAATCAGGTGTTGGTCGGCCTGGCTCTTTTCATGACATTCTTCATAATGGCACCGACTTTTCAGGAAGTGAATGAAAAGGCATTAACCCCGTTATTTAATGAAGAAATAGATTTAGAAGAGGCATATGTACAGGCCTCGATACCTTTTAAGCAATTCATGAGTGCCCATACTAGGCAAAAGGATTTGGAGTTATTCTTGGAGTATGCCAAGGTTGATAAGCCGGAAACGATACAGGACATTCCCTTGACTGCCTTTGTACCAGCTTTTGCAATCAGTGAAATCAAAACAGCTTTTCAAATAGGTTTTATGATTTTCATTCCATTTTTGGTTATTGATATGGTCGTTGCAAGTGTCTTGATGTCGATGGGTATGATGATGTTGCCGCCGGTCATGATTTCACTGCCATTTAAAATCCTCCTTTTCATTCTTGTTGACGGATGGTATTTAGTAGTGAAGTCATTATTACAGAGTTTTTAAGCAGGTGAGAAAAAATGAGTGCAGAGTTTGTTGTTGATGTAGCAGAAAAAGGAATTTATATGGTATTGATTATCGCAGGCCCATTGATGGTAATCGCTCTTATTGTAGGGCTATTAGTAAGCATCTTTCAGGCGACTACACAGATTCAGGAACAAACCTTGGCTTTTGTTCCAAAAATCGTGGCCGTCTTATTGGGTCTCATACTATTGGCTCCATGGATGCTGAGCCATCTATTATCATATGCAAATGAAATATTCGGTAATCTGAATCGATTTGTAGGGTAGGGCATGGAGGAATTATTTCCGCACTTTCCCGCCTTTTTATTAATTGTGGTCAGGGTCACTACGTTTTTTGTGGCTATGCCGATTTTTTCGTACCGTTCAATACCGGTACAACATCGAGTGGGGCTTGGGGTCTTCCTTGCCTGGATCATGTACTTTACCATTGAAGCCCCGATTCTGGACTTGGATGTCACATTTTATTTATTAATCATAAAGGAAGCAGTTGTTGGGCTCTTCATTGGGTTTGCTGCCTATATGATTTTATCGGCCGTTCAAATCGCTGGAGGATTGATTGATTTTCAAATGGGTTTTTCAATTGCCAATGTCATCGATCCCCAAACTGGGGTACAAAGCCCGTTGATGGGACAATATCTTTATACAATCGCTTTATTATTCCTATTGAGTACTAACGGCCATCATTTGCTTTTGGACGGAATCTTTTATAGTTATCAGTTCATCCCGATTGACCAATTATTTGTACCATTCGGAAATAATACACTGATAGAATATTTGGCCAAAGCTTTCAGCAAAGCTTTCATGATTGCTTTTCAAATGTCCATACCTGTAGTGGGAAGTATTTTCTTAGTGGATGTCACTCTAGGGATCCTTGCTAGGACAGTCCCTCAATTAAATGTGTTCGTTGTCGGAATTCCAGTGAAAATCATAGCCGGCTTAGCGGTTATCGTACTGGTGATGGGGATGATGATGACGGTTGTCACCCAACTCTTCAATTTCTTGCTTTTGACTATGCGTCAACTAATGCAGTTGATCGGAGGCGTTTAATATGGAGAGGTTCCAGCTGGATTTACAGTTTTTCGCTGGTGAGAAGACCGAAAAGGCGACTCCAAAAAAACGTCAGGATTCGAAGAAAAAAGGTCAGGTGGCAAAGAGTCAGGATGTAAATACCTCTGTTAATTTAATTGCCGTGCTTTCAGTGCTACTGCTTATGGGACCTTACATGTATAATCACCTGCTTGGTCTCATGAAAGAATATCTGCAGCATTTTACCTTGACTGGATTCAGCGAGGAGAATATACAAATTATCATGATTGATGTTTTAAAGGAGATGGGTCTTATTCTTGGACCGGTTTTTACGGCAGCGATAGTGGCTGGAGTATTGGCTAATGTCATGCAAATCGGTTTTTTGTTTTCGACTGAATCCATTCAGTTCAAACTTGAAAAATTGGATCCCATTAAAGGGTTCAAACGAATTTTTTCAATGAGGGCCATTGTTGAATTTTTGAAATCCATTCTTAAAATATCATTTGTTGGTTTTGTTGCCTTTAATGTACTTTGGCAGCGCATGGACGAAATTATGATTTTATCACAGATTTCTGTGGAAGCAGCGATGGCAACATTGGCGGATATTACGATTAAAGTAGGATTTTATGCTGCCGTGGCTTTATTGTTCATTGCTCTTTTGGACTATTTGTATCAAAAATATGACTTTGAAAAAAACATCCGGATGTCCAAACAGGATATTAAGGATGAGTATAAAAATTCCGAAGGGGACCCTCTTATCAAATCCAAGATTAGGCAAAAGCAAAGGCAGATTGCCGCTCAAAGAATGATGCAGGAAATTCCCAATGCGGATGTCGTAATCACTAACCCGACGCATTTTGCAATTGCTTTAAAATACGATGAAGATAAGGCAGAGGCTCCGTACGTAGTGGCAAAAGGCGTTGATTTTGTTGCTCAGAAAATTAAATTCATTGCTAAAGAAAACGATGTGATCATGGTGGAAAATCGGCCTTTGGCCAGGTCTTTATATGATCAAGCTGAATTAGGCCAGGCAATACCTGAGGAGTTCTTTAAGGCGGTCGCTGAAATACTGGCCTTTGTATATAAAACCAAAGGTAAACTGTAAAGAAGTATTAGGGTAACCCGTTAGTTAGGAGAGAAAAAACATGCGAGCAAGAGATTTGGTTGTTATATCGAGCGTCATCATGATCGTTGCCATGTTGGTCATTCCATTGCCAACATGGTTGTTAAGTATTTTACTCCTTTTAAATATCTCTCTTGCGCTGCTGGTTCTATTGACTACGATGAATATGAAAGAACCTCTCGAATTTTCAATCTTTCCTTC
It contains:
- a CDS encoding response regulator; this encodes MANRILIVDDAAFMRMMIKDILSKNGFEIVGEAADGAQAVEKYKETHPDLVTMDITMPEMDGITALKEIKKVNPQAKVIMCSAMGQQAMVIDAIQAGAKDFIVKPFQADRVLEAINKALS
- a CDS encoding flagellar biosynthetic protein FliO — encoded protein: MLFFIKKWLQATLLIAVIFSGAIQAHAEDLEKTVKDVYEQPDDLKVDKDESKDSQSTNQATNPNKVGITVWEFLRMIFATIFVVALLYILLKFINKKSKSYQKANSVENLGGTSLGANRSVQLVKVGGRILVIGVGENIQLLKEIDNPEEYEQLLKDYNDKMDQMIQPGEFAIKVKHKLLKKREPETASFSTEFKNQLDQMSDSRKKLLNELERKGRDNE
- the fliP gene encoding flagellar type III secretion system pore protein FliP (The bacterial flagellar biogenesis protein FliP forms a type III secretion system (T3SS)-type pore required for flagellar assembly.), translating into MNEFMEFFNNSDPTNVSTSVKLVLLMTVLSLAPSILILMTCFTRIIIVLSFVRTSLATQQMPPNQVLVGLALFMTFFIMAPTFQEVNEKALTPLFNEEIDLEEAYVQASIPFKQFMSAHTRQKDLELFLEYAKVDKPETIQDIPLTAFVPAFAISEIKTAFQIGFMIFIPFLVIDMVVASVLMSMGMMMLPPVMISLPFKILLFILVDGWYLVVKSLLQSF
- the fliQ gene encoding flagellar biosynthesis protein FliQ, with amino-acid sequence MSAEFVVDVAEKGIYMVLIIAGPLMVIALIVGLLVSIFQATTQIQEQTLAFVPKIVAVLLGLILLAPWMLSHLLSYANEIFGNLNRFVG
- the fliR gene encoding flagellar biosynthetic protein FliR, whose amino-acid sequence is MEELFPHFPAFLLIVVRVTTFFVAMPIFSYRSIPVQHRVGLGVFLAWIMYFTIEAPILDLDVTFYLLIIKEAVVGLFIGFAAYMILSAVQIAGGLIDFQMGFSIANVIDPQTGVQSPLMGQYLYTIALLFLLSTNGHHLLLDGIFYSYQFIPIDQLFVPFGNNTLIEYLAKAFSKAFMIAFQMSIPVVGSIFLVDVTLGILARTVPQLNVFVVGIPVKIIAGLAVIVLVMGMMMTVVTQLFNFLLLTMRQLMQLIGGV
- the flhB gene encoding flagellar biosynthesis protein FlhB, which translates into the protein MERFQLDLQFFAGEKTEKATPKKRQDSKKKGQVAKSQDVNTSVNLIAVLSVLLLMGPYMYNHLLGLMKEYLQHFTLTGFSEENIQIIMIDVLKEMGLILGPVFTAAIVAGVLANVMQIGFLFSTESIQFKLEKLDPIKGFKRIFSMRAIVEFLKSILKISFVGFVAFNVLWQRMDEIMILSQISVEAAMATLADITIKVGFYAAVALLFIALLDYLYQKYDFEKNIRMSKQDIKDEYKNSEGDPLIKSKIRQKQRQIAAQRMMQEIPNADVVITNPTHFAIALKYDEDKAEAPYVVAKGVDFVAQKIKFIAKENDVIMVENRPLARSLYDQAELGQAIPEEFFKAVAEILAFVYKTKGKL